A genomic segment from Glycine soja cultivar W05 chromosome 20, ASM419377v2, whole genome shotgun sequence encodes:
- the LOC114403284 gene encoding uncharacterized protein LOC114403284: MGYKRCREANEFEDLSLNKAKRFECNNELVSLADIVTPNKAFAKTVIKGDEDGFYNIQWYDPLETDAAKESPYTGDKNGKTSGHFRSCSSEDDTGSGATSLSSASSDCLEFDTPQKVFVPLDDDYLDFDCSPRKSVPIGPNHQATIPVWRGKVNKMLELGIYNHDSPSSGLVSAHTVDEDEERLMGTSVLSMDEFSFHYFSSNEIGQGRTECNCMDRCSIRCVRQHVREARENLMETLGEEKFVNLGFCDMGEDVSRQWTEEEEDMFHEVVYSNPASLGRNFWKHLSVTFSSRTSKEIVSYYFNVFILRRRAAQNRSRFLDIDSDDDECQTRNSRIFGFENSDDSAIESLGDEDVRVENHDNYSDEDDDDDNTDDGTEDNVHGVTGCDIGNTTEIEGEIDQNPSNSKVNSQIEPWSNPDEHVNGTPGILNYNIAVGDDSCMSFECDANMHVSCHSHGLGGASSALQARGYNCNQSPHTQGKLDLSSNEMDHVYLMEPCVSKDWYPGYSTCPTPSTDLDFLPTSNLIEEFFGYGTLDKKDLK, encoded by the exons ATGGGGTATAAGAGATGCCGTGAGGCTAATGAATTTGAGGATCTTTCTTTGAACAAGGCAAAACGTTTTGAATGCAACAATGAGCTGGTTTCATTAGCTGATATTGTTACGCCCAACAAGGCCTTTGCTAAGACTGTTATTAAAG GTGATGAAGATGGCTTTTACAACATTCAATGGTATGATCCACTTGAAACAGATGCTGCCAAAGAATCTCCATATACTGGTGACAAGAATGGTAAAACCAGTGGCCACTTCCGCAGCTGTTCTAGTGAGGATGATACTGGTTCTGGGGCGACATCATTATCATCTGCTTCCTCAGATTGTTTGGAATTTGATACTCCGCAGAAAGTATTTGTTCCTTTGGATGATGACTATTTAGACTTTGATTGCTCACCTAGAAAATCAGTTCCCATTGGACCAAATCATCAAGCCACCATTCCTGTTTGGAGGGGTAAAGTGAATAAGATGTTGGAGTTAGGCATATATAATCATGACAGTCCCTCCTCTGGCTTAGTATCAGCTCATACTgttgatgaagatgaagagAGGCTCATGGGAACTTCTGTGCTCTCAATGGATGAGTTTAGCTTTCATTATTTTAGTAGTAATGAGATTGGACAAGGCAGGACAGAGTGTAACTGCATGGATCGTTGCTCCATCAGATGTGTTAGACAGCATGTTAGGGAAGCGCGTGAAAATTTGATGGAGACTCTTGGGGaggaaaaatttgttaactTGGGCTTTTGTGACATGGGAGAGGATGTTTCACGTCAATggactgaggaagaagaagacatgTTTCATGAGGTTGTCTACAGCAATCCTGCATCATTGGGTAGAAACTTTTGGAAGCATTTGTCAGTCACTTTCTCTTCTCGAACCAGTAAAGAAATTGTCAGCtactattttaatgtttttattctgCGGAGGAGGGCTGCTCAGAACAGATCCAGATTTTTGGATATTGATAGTGATGATGATGAATGTCAAACAAGAAACTCTAGGatttttggttttgaaaattCTGATGATTCTGCCATTGAGTCTCTTGGTGATGAAGATGTCCGTGTGGAAAACCATGATAATTAttctgatgaagatgatgatgacgaTAACACTGATGATGGAACTGAAGATAATGTTCATGGAGTAACTGGATGTGATATTGGAAACACCACTGAGATAGAGGGTGAGATTGATCAAAACCCATCAAATTCGAAGGTGAACTCACAGATTGAGCCTTGGAGTAATCCTGATGAGCATGTCAATGGGACTCCTGGAATCCTGAACTACAATATTGCTGTCGGGGATGACTCCTGTATGTCCTTCGAATGTGATGCCAATATGCATGTGTCTTGCCATTCTCATGGTTTAGGAGGTGCTAGTTCCGCTTTGCAAGCTAGGGGATATAATTGTAATCAGAGTCCACATACGCAAGGAAAACTTGATTTGTCCAGCAATGAGATggatcatgtttatttgatggAGCCCTGTGTTTCTAAAGATTGGTATCCTGGGTACTCAACATGTCCAACGCCAAGTACAGATTTAGACTTCTTACCTACCTCCAATTTGATTGAAGAGTTTTTTGGCTATGGTACTCTGGATAAAAAAGACCTGAAGTGA
- the LOC114402903 gene encoding ras guanine nucleotide exchange factor Q-like: protein MEERKKYVCKYCSKSFPCGKSLGGHIRTHMMTEERNNNNNVNVVVDGADDKDNINRFIKLGGTVMRNNNNKKRDLSWCEDSNNNPIYGLRENPKKTMRFVHSSGGAANANNNEQQQQNKEDKRFCKECGKGFPSLKALCGHMACHSEKEKRTTATTTIKFEEKLVRDSHSDTETSTHPRRSKRMRVKKTIKLSNHNNPFSFSSSPSSSGVVPLVNNGSSPVSEVEQEEQEEVARCLMLLSRDSGSFNFKSGRFASVTEFSDNNSVILEAKSSSPDTLIGVISYGNNNNNNNFVSNNNHAYDLVEKKLLKVKNIKFKSVEFGASDNYSGARVFRYGPKTKMVDSDFSNDELKRSKLGDKSSKYTASVVKKLVMEDLDYDRTYGGTTRKFDSRKRGNYDLVGVSSKNGTKGWKYECFEGERDNNSSYEYSIDDESDENSSETESFPAPGSHRKSKALNGKKCTTNAKKKKLKPSKKSKDHECPICYKIFKSGQALGGHKRSHFIGGSEENTVLIKQVVPNFLIDLNLPAPVDE, encoded by the coding sequence ATGGAGGAGAGGAAGAAGTATGTGTGCAAGTATTGCAGCAAGAGCTTTCCTTGTGGGAAGTCTCTTGGGGGTCACATCAGGACCCATATGATGACTGAAGaaagaaacaacaacaacaatgttaatgttgttgttgatggTGCTGATGACAAGGACAACATCAACAGGTTCATCAAGTTGGGTGGTACTGTGATGaggaataataataacaagaagAGAGATTTATCATGGTGTGAAGATAGCAATAACAATCCCATTTATGGCCTCAGAGAGAACCCCAAGAAAACAATGAGGTTTGTGCATTCTTCTGGTGGTGCTGCCAATGCCAACaacaatgaacaacaacaacagaataaaGAGGATAAGAGATTCTGCAAAGAATGTGGGAAAGGTTTTCCATCACTGAAGGCTCTCTGTGGCCACATGGCTTGTCACtcagagaaagagaagagaacaacagcaacaacaaccatCAAGTTTGAAGAGAAATTGGTTAGGGATAGTCATTCTGACACTGAGACTTCAACTCATCCAAGGAGATCCAAGAGAATGAGGGTGAAGAAGACCATTAAACTTTCCAATCACAAcaaccctttttctttttcttcttctccttcttcttctggtGTTGTTCCTTTGGTCAATAATGGTTCTTCACCTGTGTCCGAGGTGGAGCAGGAGGAACAAGAAGAGGTGGCAAGGTGCTTGATGCTGTTGTCTAGAGATTCTGGCAGCTTCAACTTCAAGAGTGGTCGTTTTGCTTCTGTTACTGAATTTTCTGATAACAATTCGGTTATTCTAGAAGCAAAATCATCCTCTCCTGATACCCTGATTGGTGTCATCAGCTATggtaataacaacaacaacaacaactttgTCTCTAATAATAATCATGCTTATGATCTTGTGGAGAAGAAGTTGCTTAAGGTTAAGAATATCAAGTTTAAGTCGGTTGAGTTTGGTGCTTCTGATAATTATTCAGGTGCTAGAGTTTTCAGATATGGTCCAAAAACCAAAATGGTAGACTCAGATTTCTCAAATGATGAACTCAAGCGGTCAAAGTTGGGGGACAAGTCAAGCAAGTACACTGCATCTGTAGTGAAGAAATTGGTGATGGAGGATTTGGATTATGATAGAACATATGGAGGAACTACAAGGAAGTTTGATTCAagaaagaggggcaactatgaTTTAGTTGGTGTTTCTAGCAAGAATGGAACAAAAGGGTGGAAGTATGAGTGTTTTGAAGGTGAAAGGGACAATAATAGTTCTTATGAATACTCAATAGATGATGAGAGTGATGAAAACAGTTCAGAGACTGAATCTTTTCCTGCTCCAGGGTCTCATCGTAAGAGTAAGGCTCTCAATGGAAAGAAGTGCACCACAAATgccaagaagaagaagttgaagcCTTCTAAGAAAAGCAAGGATCATGAGTGTCCAATCTGCTACAAAATTTTCAAGTCAGGCCAAGCCTTAGGGGGTCACAAAAGATCACATTTCATTGGAGGTTCTGAAGAAAACACTGTTCTGATCAAACAAGTTGTTCCTAATTTCCTTATTGATCTCAATCTACCTGCTCCTGTTGATGAATAG